A stretch of Halocalculus aciditolerans DNA encodes these proteins:
- a CDS encoding 30S ribosomal protein S14 — translation MSESETAQEETGQSHECRRCGRKQGLVGKYDVWLCRQCFREIARDMGFKKYS, via the coding sequence ATGAGCGAATCCGAAACCGCACAGGAAGAGACCGGGCAGTCCCACGAGTGCCGGCGCTGTGGCCGTAAGCAGGGCCTCGTCGGCAAGTACGACGTGTGGCTGTGCCGACAGTGCTTCCGCGAGATCGCCCGCGACATGGGCTTCAAGAAGTACAGCTAA
- a CDS encoding 30S ribosomal protein S8 produces the protein MTGRDPLADALSGVNNAESVGHLEHDIKPASNTIGSILEVFYDRGYIGGFEFVEDGRGGRFDVELTGAINECGPVKPRYSVSADDYEKWEKRYLPARDYGTLIVTTSHGIMSHYEARDEGIGGQVIAYVY, from the coding sequence ATGACAGGACGAGATCCCCTGGCCGACGCGCTCTCCGGTGTGAACAACGCCGAGAGCGTCGGTCATCTGGAACACGACATCAAGCCCGCGTCGAACACTATCGGGTCCATTCTCGAAGTGTTCTACGACCGTGGTTACATCGGCGGCTTCGAGTTCGTCGAGGACGGTCGCGGCGGGCGGTTCGACGTTGAACTGACGGGCGCTATCAACGAGTGCGGGCCGGTGAAGCCCCGCTACTCCGTGAGCGCCGACGACTACGAGAAATGGGAGAAGCGATACCTCCCGGCCCGTGACTACGGGACGCTCATCGTCACGACGAGTCACGGCATCATGAGCCACTACGAGGCCCGCGACGAGGGCATCGGTGGTCAGGTTATCGCGTACGTATACTAA
- a CDS encoding 50S ribosomal protein L19e yields MSDLSAQKRLAADVLDVGENRVWFDPDSQGEIADAITRDDIRDLVQQGTIKAKDAQGNSRGRARERDAKRAYGHQTGAGSRKGKKGGRSNSKDEWKNRIRAQRRELRERRDSGDLTPTQYRKLYRMANGGEFDSVRRLRNYIEEHYGEQ; encoded by the coding sequence ATGAGTGATCTGAGCGCACAGAAACGACTCGCAGCCGACGTCCTCGACGTCGGGGAGAACCGCGTCTGGTTCGACCCCGATTCGCAGGGCGAAATCGCGGACGCCATCACGCGCGACGACATCCGCGACCTCGTCCAGCAGGGGACGATTAAAGCGAAGGACGCACAGGGCAACTCCCGCGGTCGCGCACGCGAGCGCGACGCGAAACGTGCTTACGGGCATCAGACCGGTGCCGGTTCCCGCAAGGGGAAGAAGGGCGGCCGGTCGAACTCGAAGGACGAGTGGAAGAACCGAATCCGCGCACAGCGCCGGGAGCTCCGCGAGCGACGTGACTCCGGCGACCTCACGCCGACCCAGTACCGGAAGCTCTACCGGATGGCGAACGGCGGCGAGTTCGATAGCGTCCGGCGGCTGCGCAACTACATCGAAGAGCACTACGGTGAACAATAA
- a CDS encoding 30S ribosomal protein S5 has protein sequence MSYNNWEPQTRLGRLVQDGEIDTMEDALNSGLPLKEPELVDSLLPGLEDEVLDINMVQRMTDSGRRVKFRCVVAVGNRDGFVGYAEGRDDQVGGAIQKAIEVAKLNIIDVSRGCGSWECGCGRPHTVALKTTGKAGSVEVELRPAPRGLGLAGGETVRHVLDLAGIEDVWTHSSGKTRTTVNFAKATFNALRNTAEARVPERTREKREVIE, from the coding sequence ATGAGCTACAACAACTGGGAACCCCAGACGCGACTCGGTCGACTCGTCCAGGACGGCGAGATCGACACGATGGAGGACGCGCTGAACTCCGGTCTCCCGCTGAAGGAGCCGGAGCTCGTCGATTCGCTCCTCCCGGGTCTCGAGGACGAAGTCCTCGACATCAACATGGTACAGCGCATGACTGACTCCGGCCGCCGCGTGAAGTTCCGCTGCGTCGTCGCCGTCGGTAACCGCGACGGCTTCGTCGGGTACGCGGAAGGCCGCGACGACCAGGTCGGTGGCGCGATTCAGAAAGCCATCGAGGTCGCGAAACTGAACATCATCGACGTCTCCCGCGGCTGTGGGTCGTGGGAGTGTGGCTGCGGGCGTCCGCACACGGTCGCGCTGAAGACGACCGGGAAGGCCGGCAGCGTCGAAGTGGAACTCCGCCCCGCCCCGCGCGGTCTCGGCCTCGCGGGCGGTGAGACGGTCCGGCACGTCCTCGACCTCGCCGGTATCGAGGACGTCTGGACGCATTCGTCCGGGAAGACGCGGACGACGGTGAACTTCGCGAAGGCGACGTTCAACGCGCTCCGCAACACCGCGGAGGCCCGCGTCCCGGAGCGCACGCGCGAGAAGCGCGAGGTGATCGAGTGA
- a CDS encoding 50S ribosomal protein L18 produces MASGPRYKVPMRRRREVRTDYHQRLRLLKSGKPRLVARKSNNGISAQLIVMGPDGDITEASANAQDLTEFGWEAPTGNMPAAYLTGYLAGKRAVDAGLDEAVLDIGLNTATQGSKVFAVQEGAIDAGLDVPHNESVFADWQRTRGQHIADYAEQLDEPLYSGEFDATTLPEHFDDVLETLQED; encoded by the coding sequence ATGGCTAGCGGCCCACGATACAAAGTACCGATGCGGCGTCGCCGCGAGGTCCGGACGGACTACCATCAGAGGTTGCGCCTCCTGAAGTCGGGGAAACCCCGACTCGTCGCTCGGAAGAGCAACAACGGAATCTCGGCGCAGCTGATCGTCATGGGACCGGACGGCGACATCACGGAAGCGAGCGCGAACGCACAAGACCTCACCGAGTTCGGCTGGGAGGCACCGACGGGTAACATGCCCGCGGCCTACCTCACCGGCTACCTCGCGGGGAAGCGGGCGGTCGACGCCGGCCTCGACGAGGCCGTGCTCGACATCGGCCTGAACACCGCGACCCAGGGGTCGAAGGTGTTCGCCGTGCAGGAAGGCGCTATCGACGCCGGCCTCGACGTGCCGCACAACGAGTCCGTGTTCGCGGACTGGCAGCGCACGCGCGGTCAGCACATCGCCGACTACGCGGAGCAGCTCGACGAGCCGCTCTACAGCGGCGAGTTCGACGCGACGACGCTCCCCGAGCACTTCGACGACGTGCTCGAAACACTCCAGGAGGACTAA
- a CDS encoding 50S ribosomal protein L5 yields the protein MSVTDSEMREPRVEKVVVHMGVGQGGRELQNAEEILEEITGQESVRTTATETNPTFNIREGDPIGAKVTLRDDAAEDFLARALDFTSLRRRQFDETGNVSFGVDEHTDFPSQEYDPNIGIYGLDVTVNLVRPGYRVSKRDKHSRQIPKNHRLTPEDAIAYLEEHFDVEVN from the coding sequence ATGAGCGTCACCGATAGCGAGATGCGCGAACCGCGCGTCGAGAAGGTCGTCGTCCACATGGGCGTCGGTCAGGGTGGCCGCGAACTCCAGAACGCCGAGGAGATCCTCGAAGAGATCACCGGCCAGGAGTCGGTTCGAACGACGGCGACGGAGACGAACCCGACGTTCAACATCCGCGAGGGCGACCCGATCGGCGCGAAGGTCACGCTCCGCGACGACGCAGCCGAGGACTTCCTCGCCCGCGCGCTCGACTTCACGTCGCTGCGCCGCCGCCAGTTCGACGAGACCGGGAACGTGAGCTTCGGTGTCGACGAACACACCGACTTCCCGAGTCAGGAGTACGACCCGAACATCGGTATCTACGGGCTGGACGTCACGGTGAACCTCGTGCGTCCCGGCTACCGCGTGTCGAAGCGCGACAAGCACTCCCGTCAGATCCCGAAGAACCACCGTCTCACTCCCGAGGACGCCATCGCGTACCTCGAGGAGCACTTCGACGTGGAGGTCAACTGA
- the rpmD gene encoding 50S ribosomal protein L30: MQAVVQLRGEVNMRDTVDDTLQMLNIHSVNHCALVPETETYQGMVAKVNDYVAYGEPSEEVVASLIERRGEPLEGDADVDDEWVAENTDYDDVADLASALLDEETTLRDAGLAPVLRLHPPRGGHEGIKQPRAQGGQLGKQSSEDIDELLRRMR, encoded by the coding sequence ATGCAGGCAGTTGTCCAGCTTCGCGGTGAAGTCAACATGCGTGACACGGTGGACGACACGCTGCAGATGCTCAACATTCACAGCGTGAACCACTGCGCGCTCGTCCCTGAGACGGAGACGTACCAGGGCATGGTCGCGAAAGTGAACGACTACGTCGCCTACGGCGAGCCCTCCGAGGAGGTCGTCGCGTCGCTCATCGAGCGCCGCGGTGAGCCCCTCGAAGGCGACGCCGACGTCGACGACGAGTGGGTGGCGGAGAACACCGACTACGACGACGTCGCCGACCTCGCGAGCGCGCTCCTCGACGAGGAGACGACGCTCCGCGACGCCGGTCTCGCGCCGGTGCTCCGCCTTCACCCGCCGCGCGGCGGCCACGAGGGCATCAAGCAGCCGCGCGCGCAGGGCGGCCAGCTCGGCAAACAGTCCAGCGAGGATATCGACGAACTCCTCCG
- a CDS encoding 50S ribosomal protein L32e — protein sequence MADEIESIEDISGVGPSKAEALRDAGYESVEDVKAASQDDLADVDGIGNALAARIKADVGGLEVSEETEAAVEEETEEAEAEEAEEVETELQPRGHADKTPELTEEEERLLKQRKRIGKPQFFRQDYHKKKRTPTSWRRPRGGLSKQRRGQKGKGDKVEAGFRTPKAVRGKHPSGFEEVHVHNAADLDGVDADTEAARIASTVGARKRETIEEKAEDMGVRVLNPTYVEVEVDNE from the coding sequence ATGGCTGACGAAATCGAGTCCATCGAGGACATCAGTGGTGTCGGGCCGTCGAAGGCCGAGGCGCTCCGCGACGCCGGCTACGAGTCCGTCGAGGACGTGAAGGCCGCATCGCAGGACGACCTCGCCGACGTCGACGGTATCGGGAACGCCCTCGCCGCCCGTATCAAGGCGGACGTCGGCGGGCTCGAAGTCTCCGAGGAGACCGAAGCGGCGGTCGAAGAAGAGACCGAGGAAGCCGAAGCGGAGGAAGCCGAGGAAGTCGAAACCGAGCTTCAGCCGCGCGGGCACGCCGACAAGACGCCGGAGCTGACCGAGGAGGAAGAACGCCTCCTCAAGCAGCGAAAGCGCATCGGCAAACCCCAGTTCTTCCGTCAGGACTACCACAAGAAGAAGCGCACGCCGACGTCGTGGCGTCGACCCCGCGGTGGGCTGTCGAAGCAGCGACGCGGGCAGAAGGGCAAAGGCGACAAGGTCGAAGCCGGGTTCCGAACGCCGAAAGCGGTGCGCGGCAAGCACCCGAGCGGCTTCGAGGAAGTCCACGTGCACAACGCGGCCGACCTCGACGGCGTCGACGCGGACACCGAGGCCGCCCGCATCGCCTCGACGGTCGGCGCGCGGAAGCGCGAGACCATCGAGGAGAAGGCCGAAGACATGGGCGTTCGCGTCCTCAACCCGACCTACGTCGAAGTCGAGGTAGACAATGAGTGA
- the rplX gene encoding 50S ribosomal protein L24 — protein MSEQPRKQRTRSRRAPLHKKQKQVRAHLTEDLREEYGQRRVRVATGDTVEVTRGDDAGTEAEVARVDLTDAKVYVEDVTIEKADGEEVLRALDASNLVVTDLNLEDDVRADRIRGDNE, from the coding sequence ATGAGTGAACAACCACGCAAACAGCGAACGCGGTCCCGCCGCGCGCCCCTGCACAAGAAGCAGAAGCAGGTTCGAGCGCACCTCACGGAGGACCTCCGTGAGGAGTACGGGCAGCGCCGCGTCCGCGTCGCCACGGGCGACACCGTCGAGGTGACGCGCGGCGACGACGCCGGCACGGAAGCCGAGGTCGCGCGTGTCGACCTGACGGACGCGAAGGTGTACGTCGAGGACGTCACCATCGAGAAGGCGGACGGCGAAGAAGTCCTTCGCGCGCTCGACGCGTCGAACCTCGTCGTCACCGACCTCAACCTCGAAGACGACGTGCGCGCGGACCGCATCCGAGGTGACAACGAATGA
- a CDS encoding 50S ribosomal protein L14, whose product MEAIKADVTQGLEKGSIITCADNTGARELKVLSVMGYQGTKNRHPKAGVGDKITVSVTKGTPEMRRQVLEAVVVRQRKSIRRPDGTRVKFEDNAAVIIDDLGEPRGTEIKGPITREVAERYGSVASTATMIV is encoded by the coding sequence ATGGAAGCGATCAAAGCTGACGTCACGCAGGGTCTGGAGAAAGGCTCGATCATTACGTGCGCCGACAACACCGGCGCGCGCGAACTGAAAGTGCTCTCCGTCATGGGCTACCAGGGGACGAAGAACCGTCACCCGAAAGCCGGTGTCGGCGACAAGATCACCGTCTCGGTCACCAAGGGGACGCCGGAGATGCGTCGCCAGGTGCTCGAAGCGGTGGTCGTCCGCCAGCGGAAGTCGATCCGCCGGCCGGACGGCACGCGCGTGAAGTTCGAGGACAACGCCGCGGTCATCATCGACGACCTCGGCGAGCCTCGCGGGACCGAGATCAAGGGTCCGATCACGCGCGAGGTCGCAGAACGCTACGGGAGCGTCGCCAGCACGGCAACGATGATCGTCTAA
- a CDS encoding 30S ribosomal protein S17, translated as MAIGLNVDEPSGECADDSCPFHGSLSVRGQIIEGEVASTAMDKTIVVEREYDVFVPKYDRYMKRRSRVPAHAPECFDISEGDVVRIAETRPLSKTKSHVVVEITESED; from the coding sequence ATGGCAATAGGATTAAACGTTGACGAGCCGTCGGGCGAATGCGCCGACGATAGCTGTCCGTTCCACGGGAGCCTTTCCGTGCGCGGGCAGATCATCGAGGGCGAAGTCGCCTCGACGGCAATGGACAAAACCATCGTCGTGGAACGAGAGTACGACGTCTTCGTACCGAAGTACGACCGGTACATGAAGCGTCGTTCCCGCGTTCCGGCTCACGCCCCGGAGTGTTTCGACATCTCCGAAGGCGACGTGGTTCGTATCGCAGAGACCCGACCGCTTTCCAAGACGAAATCCCACGTCGTCGTGGAGATCACGGAGAGTGAAGACTGA
- a CDS encoding ribonuclease P protein component 1 encodes MPLTPETLTRHELAGLHVEVVESTDPSRVGLSGRIVRETMNTLVIEAGGEGEPGVRQVEAAERSSAGRPGGEAASRKQVPKRGTVFEFRLTDESAATREGAGTASEPVSGESHTAGYGAAYVTVDGVELLSRPALRSENGVDSKWQ; translated from the coding sequence ATGCCGCTCACACCCGAAACCCTGACCCGACACGAACTCGCCGGCCTCCACGTCGAGGTCGTCGAGTCGACCGACCCCTCGCGGGTCGGTCTCTCGGGTCGCATCGTCCGTGAGACGATGAACACGCTCGTCATCGAAGCCGGTGGCGAGGGGGAACCGGGTGTGCGGCAGGTCGAGGCGGCCGAGCGGAGTTCGGCCGGTCGACCGGGCGGGGAGGCGGCTTCCCGCAAACAGGTCCCGAAGCGGGGGACCGTCTTCGAGTTCCGACTCACAGATGAATCCGCGGCAACCCGGGAGGGTGCCGGGACCGCGTCGGAACCGGTCAGTGGCGAGAGCCATACTGCCGGCTACGGCGCGGCCTACGTTACGGTGGATGGAGTCGAACTGCTCTCACGACCCGCATTACGTTCCGAGAACGGAGTCGATTCGAAATGGCAATAG
- a CDS encoding 30S ribosomal protein S4e: protein MSNHQKRLSVPKSWPVERKTATFTAKAGAGPHGESGVPLVVVLRDVLGYVDSAKEAKYAAHHDGVLVNGGSVSDINRPIGMFDLLGFPERDEYYRVFPDEGGRLGLTEIDAADADAKLGKVVDKTLVSGGRVQLNLHDGQNILIDEDEDEYSGGDSIVVENETDDIVAHFQYEEGALVTAVAGQHAGEIGEVDEITVTPGSASNTVEVSTDDGSFETVDEYIVVIDENFTGDEE, encoded by the coding sequence ATGAGTAACCACCAGAAACGACTGTCGGTGCCGAAGTCGTGGCCGGTCGAGCGGAAGACCGCCACGTTCACGGCGAAGGCGGGCGCGGGCCCGCACGGCGAATCGGGCGTTCCGCTCGTCGTCGTGCTCCGGGACGTGCTCGGCTACGTCGACTCGGCGAAGGAAGCGAAGTACGCCGCACACCACGACGGTGTGCTCGTCAACGGCGGCTCGGTGAGCGACATCAACCGCCCCATCGGGATGTTCGACCTGCTCGGCTTCCCGGAGCGAGACGAGTACTACCGCGTGTTCCCCGACGAGGGCGGCCGGCTCGGTCTGACGGAGATCGACGCGGCCGACGCGGACGCGAAACTCGGGAAAGTCGTCGACAAGACGCTCGTCTCCGGCGGCCGCGTGCAGCTGAACCTGCACGACGGGCAGAACATCCTCATCGACGAGGACGAAGACGAGTACTCCGGCGGCGACTCCATCGTCGTCGAGAACGAGACGGACGACATCGTCGCGCACTTCCAGTACGAGGAAGGCGCGCTCGTCACCGCCGTCGCCGGCCAGCACGCCGGTGAAATCGGCGAAGTCGACGAGATCACGGTCACGCCCGGTAGCGCGTCGAACACCGTCGAGGTGTCGACCGACGACGGGTCGTTCGAGACCGTCGACGAGTACATCGTCGTCATCGACGAGAACTTCACGGGTGATGAGGAATGA
- a CDS encoding 50S ribosomal protein L6, protein MARIELEIPADVDAEVDHLDLTVDGPNGSVTRRLWYPDVTVTVEDDTVVIESDEEDAKTRSTLGTFESHVANMFHGVVDGWEYRMKVHYSHFPMQVNVEDGEVVIENFLGERAARRTPVRGDTDVQVDGEELTLSGPSKEDVGQTAADIEQLTRVTDKDTRVFQDGVYIVQKPAKGGA, encoded by the coding sequence ATGGCACGAATCGAACTCGAAATTCCGGCAGACGTCGACGCCGAGGTCGACCACCTCGACCTCACCGTCGACGGCCCGAACGGCTCGGTCACTCGCCGCCTCTGGTACCCGGACGTCACGGTCACCGTCGAGGACGACACCGTCGTCATCGAGTCCGACGAGGAGGACGCGAAGACGCGTTCGACTCTCGGGACGTTCGAGAGCCACGTGGCGAACATGTTCCACGGGGTCGTCGACGGCTGGGAGTACCGGATGAAAGTGCATTACTCTCACTTCCCGATGCAGGTGAACGTCGAGGACGGCGAAGTCGTCATCGAGAACTTCCTCGGGGAGCGAGCGGCGCGCCGCACGCCCGTTCGTGGCGACACGGACGTCCAAGTCGACGGTGAAGAGCTGACGCTCTCCGGGCCGTCGAAGGAGGACGTCGGGCAGACGGCCGCCGACATCGAGCAGCTCACGCGCGTCACGGACAAGGACACGCGCGTGTTCCAGGACGGTGTCTACATCGTCCAGAAACCCGCGAAAGGAGGTGCCTAA